A single region of the Hyphomonas adhaerens MHS-3 genome encodes:
- a CDS encoding DsbA family oxidoreductase — MPVVIEMVSDLVCPWCWLGKRRIETAIAMVPDVEVELLFRPYELDPSIPAGGVDYKEYMRKAFSSPEAKERSGAMRQALIDYGEAEDIPYRFDEITWRPNSLDAHRLVHWAQGQKKGAAAKEALFRAFFHDGRDIGDHGVLVDIARQIDLDPTIVADLLSTDADVVTVRAEEKYFREVGITGVPTYIANRQFAAQGAETPEKLARFIRHAAEHPPAESA; from the coding sequence ATGCCTGTTGTTATTGAAATGGTTTCCGATCTCGTCTGTCCGTGGTGCTGGCTCGGCAAGCGCCGCATCGAAACGGCCATCGCCATGGTGCCGGACGTGGAAGTAGAGCTTCTATTCCGCCCTTATGAACTCGACCCGTCCATTCCGGCGGGCGGGGTCGACTACAAGGAATACATGCGCAAAGCCTTCAGCTCGCCCGAGGCGAAAGAACGGTCCGGCGCAATGCGCCAGGCGCTGATCGATTATGGCGAGGCCGAGGATATTCCCTACCGCTTCGACGAGATCACCTGGCGCCCGAACAGCCTGGATGCGCACCGCCTCGTCCATTGGGCTCAGGGGCAGAAAAAAGGGGCCGCCGCCAAGGAGGCCCTCTTCCGCGCCTTCTTCCACGACGGACGCGATATTGGCGACCACGGCGTTCTTGTGGACATTGCCCGCCAGATCGACCTCGACCCGACCATCGTGGCTGACCTTCTGTCCACAGATGCCGATGTCGTCACCGTTCGCGCCGAAGAAAAATACTTCCGCGAAGTCGGCATCACAGGCGTGCCAACCTATATCGCCAACCGGCAGTTTGCGGCCCAGGGCGCCGAAACGCCCGAAAAACTTGCGCGATTCATCCGCCATGCGGCTGAACACCCCCCTGCTGAATCCGCATGA
- a CDS encoding S41 family peptidase — translation MIKLFAPLISLILLVFALFPAACASSADVETNKTVWSRVELESDLDAWLDWTRSTHPAFEQSVDVDAFERQIKQVRAGLHDGMETSEAWYLFARLNPLLNDAHMGLELPAIDSDLDSWDVEIENGRAYVQLAGADEKRQEIVAVDGLSVPEMIARTLPVVRGESDALRQRILELRFRELVMLNLDGGSPLEVRIQSADGTERVVSEIKPVAAASEATPFSLSFLNSTAIMRIDTFEKDIDAEFASFVEESFARIASEKATRLVVDLRDNGGGAHEVSDRLLNYLTSERYTPISAVRARVTEANRGQIPGAEPGDVVAMPYAQWVEPESRLDHRFGGDVIILIGPATYSQAIVFSTTVQDYQIGLIAGAETVGKANQTAQVQHFDLPNTGFQVRAPLYVLTRSSGEETGTGVLPDIPISNVEDRTIAQILETVDQWAAENGQPDSALQR, via the coding sequence ATGATCAAACTTTTCGCTCCACTTATTTCGCTCATTCTGCTTGTCTTCGCTCTGTTTCCTGCGGCTTGCGCTTCATCCGCCGATGTTGAAACGAATAAAACCGTCTGGAGCCGGGTCGAACTCGAATCCGATCTGGATGCCTGGCTGGATTGGACGCGCTCGACCCATCCGGCGTTCGAGCAGAGTGTCGACGTGGACGCATTTGAACGTCAAATCAAACAGGTTCGCGCGGGTCTTCATGATGGAATGGAAACGTCGGAGGCATGGTATCTGTTCGCGCGGCTGAACCCGCTCCTGAATGACGCGCATATGGGATTGGAGTTGCCCGCAATCGATTCCGATTTGGATTCTTGGGACGTGGAGATCGAAAATGGGCGCGCCTATGTTCAGCTGGCCGGAGCAGACGAAAAACGTCAGGAGATCGTCGCTGTAGATGGCCTTTCAGTGCCAGAGATGATCGCACGGACTTTGCCGGTTGTGCGAGGGGAATCCGATGCGTTGAGACAGCGCATATTGGAGCTGCGTTTCCGGGAACTGGTCATGCTGAATCTTGATGGTGGTTCACCTCTGGAGGTTCGGATTCAGTCTGCGGACGGCACGGAACGCGTCGTTTCCGAAATCAAGCCAGTCGCCGCAGCTTCCGAGGCGACACCGTTCAGCCTGTCGTTTCTCAATTCTACGGCAATCATGCGGATCGATACGTTCGAGAAAGACATCGATGCGGAATTCGCCAGTTTTGTCGAAGAGAGCTTTGCCAGAATCGCATCTGAAAAAGCCACGCGACTGGTCGTCGATCTTCGAGACAATGGAGGCGGTGCGCATGAGGTATCAGATCGGCTGCTGAATTATCTCACCTCGGAACGTTACACGCCGATTTCCGCTGTCCGCGCCCGTGTCACCGAGGCGAACAGGGGACAAATTCCAGGAGCCGAGCCGGGAGACGTGGTGGCCATGCCCTATGCACAATGGGTTGAACCTGAAAGCAGATTGGACCACCGTTTCGGCGGAGACGTTATCATTCTGATCGGCCCGGCGACTTATTCGCAAGCCATCGTTTTTTCAACGACTGTCCAGGATTATCAGATCGGCTTGATTGCGGGCGCGGAGACGGTTGGCAAGGCCAATCAGACCGCTCAGGTGCAGCACTTCGACCTGCCGAATACTGGTTTCCAGGTTCGCGCACCACTTTATGTGCTGACCCGTTCTTCCGGTGAGGAGACAGGGACGGGGGTCTTGCCGGACATTCCGATATCGAATGTAGAAGACCGGACAATCGCGCAGATCCTGGAAACGGTTGATCAGTGGGCAGCTGAAAACGGTCAGCCGGATTCGGCCTTGCAGCGCTAA
- a CDS encoding F0F1 ATP synthase subunit epsilon, giving the protein MADKLHFSLVSPAKELFSGEVDHVIAPGSDGEFGVLAHHAPFMTTLRNGVVRVLEGDTVKMRIFVRGGFADITSAGLTILAEEARMLDDVKVDDVQAEMEATLLKIQSLDKDDSTRSTLQEHYDYLESLKAALVH; this is encoded by the coding sequence ATGGCCGATAAACTCCACTTCTCGCTCGTTTCGCCCGCGAAAGAGCTCTTCTCCGGCGAGGTCGATCATGTGATCGCACCTGGTTCGGACGGTGAGTTCGGCGTGCTGGCGCACCATGCACCCTTCATGACGACGCTGCGCAATGGCGTGGTGCGCGTGCTGGAAGGCGACACGGTCAAGATGCGCATCTTTGTGCGCGGCGGCTTTGCGGACATCACGTCGGCTGGCCTGACCATCCTGGCTGAAGAAGCCCGCATGCTCGACGACGTGAAAGTTGACGACGTGCAGGCCGAGATGGAAGCGACGCTCCTGAAGATCCAGTCGCTCGACAAGGACGATTCCACCCGTTCGACGCTGCAGGAACACTACGACTATCTCGAAAGCCTGAAGGCCGCTCTGGTCCACTAA
- a CDS encoding NAD-dependent succinate-semialdehyde dehydrogenase: protein MPDTQVQSINPANGEVIESFTPLNASGIESALDKAADRFLSWRNVPLAERAELLNSAADILEAKASEYARDITLEMGKPLAQAEGEVKKCATACRHYAEHGASYLQDETIRTDAHRAFVRHLPMGPVLAVMPWNFPFWQVFRFAAPGLMAGNVGLLKHASNVWRSALNIEDVFRRAGFPDGCFQTLLIGSSDVEGVIRDNRVKAVTLTGSGPAGRSVAAIAGDSIKPSLLELGGSDAFIVMPSADLDKAVKTAVTARTQNSGQSCIAAKRFFVHADIHAEFSKRFVAAFDALEVGDPMKDSTDVGPLATLQIRDELADQVDRSLKGGAESLTKDRTLPGKGAWIAPQILAEAHSGTPSTDEEMFGPVANLWKVSSLDDAIARANRSVFGLGSTLFSKEEAEIDKAVNELEAGATFINSMVASDPRLPFGGIKQSGYGRELAADGLHAFMNRKTVSVA, encoded by the coding sequence ATGCCAGACACACAGGTGCAGTCAATAAACCCAGCAAATGGCGAAGTGATCGAAAGCTTCACGCCGCTCAACGCGTCGGGCATCGAGTCCGCGCTGGACAAAGCCGCTGACCGGTTCCTCAGCTGGCGGAACGTGCCGCTGGCGGAGCGCGCCGAGTTGCTGAACAGCGCGGCAGACATCCTGGAGGCCAAGGCCTCCGAATATGCGCGTGACATCACACTGGAGATGGGAAAGCCGCTCGCCCAGGCTGAAGGCGAAGTGAAAAAGTGCGCGACCGCCTGCCGTCACTACGCCGAACACGGCGCCAGCTACCTGCAGGATGAGACAATCCGGACCGACGCGCACCGCGCATTTGTGCGTCACCTGCCCATGGGGCCGGTCCTCGCCGTCATGCCATGGAACTTCCCCTTCTGGCAGGTTTTCCGCTTCGCCGCGCCGGGCCTGATGGCGGGTAATGTGGGCCTGCTGAAACACGCCTCGAATGTCTGGCGGTCTGCCCTGAACATCGAAGACGTATTCCGCCGCGCCGGTTTTCCTGACGGCTGTTTCCAGACGCTGCTGATCGGCTCGTCTGATGTCGAAGGCGTGATTCGCGATAACCGGGTGAAAGCCGTGACGCTGACGGGGTCCGGCCCTGCCGGGCGCAGCGTGGCCGCGATTGCCGGAGACAGCATCAAACCGAGTCTGCTGGAACTTGGCGGTTCGGATGCCTTCATTGTCATGCCGTCCGCCGATCTGGACAAGGCCGTGAAGACAGCGGTCACCGCCCGCACCCAGAATTCCGGCCAGTCCTGTATCGCCGCCAAGCGGTTCTTCGTGCACGCTGACATCCATGCGGAATTCAGCAAACGCTTCGTGGCCGCGTTCGACGCGCTCGAAGTAGGCGATCCGATGAAAGACAGCACGGACGTCGGCCCGCTTGCCACACTGCAGATCCGCGATGAACTGGCAGATCAGGTCGACCGGTCCCTGAAGGGCGGCGCCGAAAGCCTGACGAAAGATCGGACCCTGCCCGGCAAAGGCGCCTGGATCGCGCCTCAGATCCTTGCCGAAGCGCATTCCGGCACGCCCTCGACCGATGAGGAAATGTTCGGCCCTGTCGCCAATCTCTGGAAGGTTTCCAGCCTCGACGACGCCATTGCCCGTGCGAATCGCAGCGTGTTCGGTCTTGGTTCGACCCTGTTCTCCAAGGAGGAGGCCGAAATCGACAAGGCCGTAAACGAGCTTGAAGCCGGCGCGACATTCATCAATTCCATGGTGGCCTCCGATCCACGCCTGCCCTTCGGCGGCATCAAACAATCAGGCTATGGCCGCGAACTGGCCGCCGACGGGCTTCACGCCTTCATGAACCGTAAGACCGTCTCGGTGGCGTAA
- a CDS encoding MarR family winged helix-turn-helix transcriptional regulator, with translation MSETNFVDSHRLSAAFVANQLERLVEVIVTQGNDMLDAAGIRFPSRTVSTVLFVGENEPTSTADIARALGQPHQLATQRVDLLTQLGIFERISDPDDARRKLLRLTPEGRDQFTVLTGRLEKAGQAFEALFTEIGCDLPAVSRRAADALHESSLLTRMKAI, from the coding sequence ATGAGCGAGACGAATTTTGTCGATTCCCACAGGCTGAGCGCAGCATTTGTTGCCAACCAGCTTGAACGCCTGGTGGAAGTGATCGTGACGCAAGGCAATGACATGCTGGATGCGGCAGGGATCCGGTTTCCCTCCCGGACGGTCTCGACGGTCCTGTTTGTGGGAGAAAATGAGCCGACTTCGACAGCCGATATCGCCCGCGCGCTCGGGCAGCCTCATCAGTTGGCGACCCAACGTGTCGACCTTCTGACCCAGCTCGGCATTTTTGAACGTATCAGCGATCCCGACGATGCCCGCCGGAAACTGCTCCGCCTGACACCGGAAGGACGGGATCAGTTTACCGTCCTGACCGGACGGCTCGAAAAAGCCGGACAGGCTTTCGAGGCGCTATTCACCGAAATCGGATGTGACCTGCCAGCCGTTTCGCGGCGTGCGGCCGATGCCCTTCACGAGTCGTCCCTTCTCACACGCATGAAAGCGATTTGA
- a CDS encoding DUF6891 domain-containing protein translates to MTKMTTDERDDLKMWARLHVRGGYEPLEEIEEILLDYAQDFRSPLTDRDRQIEVRNALVHAVSALVQDQEAWPILTDYDRLALAFDMLEDEDIVARQHFTCCGTCGAAEIGIEMDDFQDLSNREPKGYVFFHQQDTESAVESGSLYISYGAADATASPEDNVAIGQRLHDTLLSVGLKPVWDGKINHRVGLAIDWKRRWEGARPKPIKRWFY, encoded by the coding sequence ATGACCAAGATGACAACCGATGAACGCGACGACCTGAAAATGTGGGCGCGTCTGCACGTTCGTGGCGGCTATGAGCCGCTGGAGGAGATCGAGGAAATCCTGCTGGATTACGCACAGGATTTTCGCAGCCCGCTCACCGACCGCGACCGCCAGATCGAGGTGCGCAACGCCCTCGTCCACGCCGTGTCCGCACTGGTACAGGATCAGGAGGCGTGGCCAATTCTCACCGATTACGACCGTCTCGCCCTCGCCTTCGACATGCTGGAAGATGAAGACATTGTCGCCCGCCAGCATTTTACCTGCTGCGGCACGTGCGGCGCTGCCGAAATCGGCATCGAGATGGATGACTTTCAGGACCTCTCCAACCGCGAACCGAAGGGGTATGTCTTTTTCCACCAGCAGGATACGGAAAGCGCCGTGGAAAGCGGTAGCCTGTATATCAGCTACGGCGCCGCCGACGCGACCGCCTCACCAGAAGACAATGTGGCCATCGGCCAGCGCCTGCACGATACGCTGCTATCGGTTGGGCTGAAGCCGGTCTGGGACGGCAAGATCAATCACCGCGTCGGCCTCGCCATCGACTGGAAACGCCGCTGGGAAGGCGCCAGGCCGAAACCGATCAAGCGCTGGTTTTACTGA
- the atpD gene encoding F0F1 ATP synthase subunit beta encodes MSTPANAKGRISQVIGAVVDVEFDGELPAILNALETDNNGTRLVLEVAQHLGESTVRTIAMDSTEGLVRGGPVADTGKSITVPVGPKTLGRIMNVIGEPIDERGPIGSDMDRPIHAPAPDFIDQSTESEVLVTGIKVVDLLCPYAKGGKIGLFGGAGVGKTVLIQELINNIAKLFGGYSVFAGVGERTREGNDLYHEMIESKVINLEGESRVALVYGQMNEPPGARARVALTGLTQAEYFRDEEGKDVLFFVDNIFRFTQAGAEVSALLGRIPSAVGYQPTLATDMGQLQERITSTNKGSITSIQAVYVPADDLTDPAPATSFAHLDATTVLNRAISEKGIYPAVDPLDSTSRILDPLVVGEEHYGVARGVQEILQKYKELQDIIAILGMDELSEEDKLVVARARKVERFLSQPFDVAEVFTGSPGVQVKLEDTIKGFKGLIAGDYDHLPEQAFYMVGDIEAAKAKAAKMMADA; translated from the coding sequence ATGAGCACTCCCGCAAACGCCAAAGGCCGCATTTCCCAGGTCATCGGCGCCGTTGTCGACGTCGAGTTCGATGGCGAGCTGCCGGCAATTCTCAACGCGCTTGAAACCGACAACAACGGTACGCGCCTGGTGCTGGAAGTTGCTCAGCACCTCGGTGAAAGCACCGTGCGGACCATCGCCATGGACTCCACCGAGGGCCTCGTGCGCGGCGGCCCGGTGGCTGACACCGGCAAGTCCATCACCGTTCCGGTTGGTCCGAAAACGCTCGGCCGAATCATGAACGTCATCGGCGAGCCGATCGACGAACGTGGCCCGATCGGCTCTGACATGGACCGCCCGATCCACGCCCCGGCGCCGGATTTCATCGACCAGTCCACCGAATCCGAAGTGCTCGTCACCGGTATCAAGGTTGTGGACCTGCTCTGCCCGTACGCCAAAGGCGGCAAGATCGGCCTGTTCGGCGGTGCCGGCGTGGGCAAGACGGTTCTCATTCAGGAACTGATCAACAACATCGCCAAGCTGTTCGGCGGCTACTCGGTCTTCGCCGGCGTCGGCGAACGGACCCGTGAAGGCAACGACCTCTACCACGAGATGATCGAATCCAAGGTTATCAACCTGGAAGGCGAGAGCCGCGTGGCCCTGGTCTATGGTCAGATGAACGAACCTCCGGGCGCCCGTGCCCGCGTCGCCCTGACCGGTCTGACCCAGGCTGAATACTTCCGCGACGAGGAAGGCAAGGACGTGCTGTTCTTCGTGGACAACATCTTCCGCTTCACCCAGGCCGGTGCCGAGGTGTCCGCGCTTCTCGGCCGTATCCCCTCCGCTGTGGGCTACCAGCCGACGCTGGCCACTGACATGGGCCAGCTGCAGGAACGGATTACCTCCACGAACAAGGGCTCGATCACCTCGATCCAGGCCGTCTACGTTCCGGCGGATGACCTCACCGACCCGGCGCCTGCCACCTCGTTTGCCCACCTTGATGCGACGACGGTTCTGAACCGCGCCATCTCGGAAAAAGGCATCTACCCGGCCGTGGACCCGCTGGACTCCACCAGCCGTATCCTCGACCCGCTGGTCGTTGGCGAAGAGCATTATGGTGTTGCCCGCGGCGTGCAGGAAATCCTGCAGAAGTACAAAGAGCTGCAGGACATCATCGCCATCCTCGGCATGGACGAACTGTCGGAAGAAGACAAACTCGTCGTGGCCCGTGCGCGGAAAGTGGAACGCTTCCTGTCGCAGCCGTTCGACGTGGCTGAAGTCTTCACCGGTTCGCCCGGCGTTCAGGTGAAACTCGAAGACACGATCAAGGGCTTCAAAGGCCTGATCGCTGGCGACTATGACCACCTGCCGGAACAGGCCTTCTACATGGTCGGCGACATCGAAGCCGCCAAAGCCAAGGCCGCCAAGATGATGGCAGACGCGTAA
- a CDS encoding 16S rRNA (uracil(1498)-N(3))-methyltransferase has translation MSSTPRLFVTQDLAEGAAFPLDDAQSNYLLRVLRLGTGAPVRVFNGRDGEWDVRIGNVQGKRASLEPVSRVRPQPDVPASAPILLFAPVKKAETDFIVEKATELGAAQICPVLTERTQTRTVRLDRFHKIVLEAAEQTERLDLPEVKDLQPLAAALDALAAGTVLIFCDERGDDADAPWGGETGRAGPIADVLAGLGEAPVAILIGPEGGFTPEERDWLRGREDAAAVSLGPRILRAETAAVAALSVWQALKGDWR, from the coding sequence ATGAGTTCCACACCCCGACTGTTTGTGACCCAGGATCTGGCCGAAGGCGCAGCCTTTCCGCTGGACGATGCGCAATCGAATTACCTTCTTCGCGTCCTGCGGTTAGGCACGGGGGCGCCCGTGCGGGTGTTCAATGGCCGTGATGGCGAATGGGACGTCCGGATCGGCAATGTTCAGGGCAAACGCGCCAGCCTTGAGCCGGTCTCCCGGGTCCGCCCCCAGCCGGACGTGCCGGCCAGTGCGCCCATCCTGTTGTTTGCCCCGGTGAAGAAGGCAGAGACGGATTTTATCGTGGAAAAGGCGACGGAACTCGGGGCCGCGCAAATCTGCCCGGTTCTGACGGAGCGCACGCAGACCCGCACGGTTCGGCTCGATCGTTTCCACAAGATTGTGCTGGAGGCCGCCGAACAGACCGAAAGGCTGGACCTGCCGGAGGTGAAAGACCTTCAGCCACTTGCTGCGGCGCTGGATGCGCTGGCGGCGGGCACGGTCCTGATCTTCTGTGACGAGCGGGGCGACGATGCAGATGCGCCCTGGGGCGGCGAGACTGGCCGGGCAGGCCCCATCGCGGACGTGCTGGCAGGGCTCGGCGAGGCGCCGGTTGCGATCCTGATCGGGCCAGAAGGCGGATTCACACCGGAGGAACGTGACTGGCTACGTGGCCGGGAAGATGCCGCAGCCGTCAGTCTGGGCCCGCGTATCCTGCGGGCAGAAACAGCCGCTGTCGCAGCCCTTTCTGTCTGGCAGGCGTTGAAGGGGGACTGGCGCTGA
- a CDS encoding enoyl-CoA hydratase/isomerase family protein has product MSDLVRTEIDGRIAIVRFDTGARANALSQKLMQDLTEAALQFHDAPEISTVILSGRDDQFSMGADLKDPAGTTAAKSSLRERRIHLRRGPRMCEAWENVDALTICAIEGWCVGGGAALATSCDLRVAAENSVFYVPEVERGMNMSWGSIPRFVALVGPARAKRIAGLCEKIDAATAFNWGLADHVVPAGTAMHKAHEVAAAAARLPPTALKMVKQDVNVAAHALAKATAHRDLEAFALLQRSDDFREGIKAFFEGRDPEFTGD; this is encoded by the coding sequence ATGAGCGACCTCGTCCGCACAGAGATTGATGGCCGAATTGCCATTGTCCGGTTCGACACCGGCGCACGGGCCAATGCGCTCAGCCAGAAACTGATGCAGGACCTGACAGAGGCGGCGCTCCAATTCCATGATGCGCCGGAAATCTCGACCGTCATTCTAAGTGGGCGAGACGACCAGTTTTCCATGGGCGCCGATCTGAAAGATCCAGCTGGGACAACTGCAGCCAAGTCCTCCCTCCGGGAGCGGAGGATTCATTTGCGCCGTGGCCCCCGTATGTGTGAGGCCTGGGAGAATGTTGACGCATTGACCATCTGCGCCATCGAAGGCTGGTGTGTCGGGGGTGGCGCGGCGCTGGCGACATCCTGCGACTTGCGCGTCGCCGCCGAAAACTCTGTTTTTTACGTTCCCGAAGTCGAGCGCGGCATGAACATGAGCTGGGGCTCCATTCCCCGTTTCGTGGCGCTGGTCGGCCCGGCCCGGGCCAAGCGGATCGCCGGTCTGTGCGAAAAGATCGATGCCGCCACCGCATTCAACTGGGGCCTTGCAGATCACGTCGTGCCTGCCGGCACAGCCATGCACAAGGCGCACGAAGTCGCTGCGGCGGCGGCCCGCCTGCCACCAACAGCCCTGAAAATGGTCAAGCAGGATGTGAACGTGGCAGCCCACGCCCTGGCAAAAGCCACGGCCCACCGGGACCTTGAGGCGTTCGCCCTGCTCCAGCGTTCCGACGATTTCCGGGAAGGCATAAAAGCCTTCTTCGAAGGCCGCGACCCGGAATTTACGGGCGACTGA
- the ubiA gene encoding 4-hydroxybenzoate octaprenyltransferase, translated as MTETQISPADSALPGWLSRLPPGMRPYAMLARWDRPVGIWLLYLPCLIGLAFERIKTGLYLTDFIWAVLFLIGAIAMRGAGCTWNDITDRDFDAKVERTALRPLPAGLVSLREAHIFLGIQLAVGLLVWLCLPGDAKIVALLSIPLVAAYPFMKRVTWWPQAWLGATFNWGALVGVAVAGSVGFPAILLYVGLGCWTVAYDTIYALQDREDDALIGVKSTARLFGKHAALYSFGFFIIAAALIAAASGLQGAGRMGAVTSLAFLGHATSQISRLKRHGEDIALAVFKSNVWTGALVALGLTLSAMTPEPTPRTIFSGPEIVPDGAPDKVSLPFGLELQKSGQKPSSRETWLKTDIRRILERDGFVFPDAADNSHDQSEPTKP; from the coding sequence ATGACCGAGACCCAGATCTCTCCTGCCGACAGCGCTCTGCCGGGCTGGCTTTCCCGCCTGCCGCCGGGCATGCGCCCTTATGCCATGCTGGCACGCTGGGACAGGCCTGTGGGCATCTGGCTGCTGTACCTGCCCTGCCTGATCGGCCTCGCCTTCGAGCGGATCAAAACCGGGCTTTACCTCACCGATTTCATCTGGGCTGTCCTGTTCCTGATCGGCGCCATCGCCATGCGCGGGGCGGGCTGCACCTGGAACGACATCACAGACCGCGACTTCGATGCGAAAGTGGAGCGCACCGCGCTGCGCCCGTTGCCGGCCGGTCTGGTCAGCTTGCGGGAAGCTCATATTTTCCTGGGCATCCAGCTGGCGGTGGGCCTTCTTGTCTGGCTCTGCTTGCCGGGCGACGCCAAGATCGTTGCCTTGCTCTCCATCCCGCTGGTCGCGGCCTATCCCTTCATGAAGCGGGTCACCTGGTGGCCGCAGGCATGGTTGGGGGCCACGTTCAACTGGGGCGCCCTGGTGGGTGTCGCCGTGGCAGGCAGCGTCGGGTTTCCCGCGATCCTGCTCTATGTCGGCCTTGGCTGCTGGACGGTGGCCTATGACACGATCTACGCCCTGCAGGACCGGGAAGACGACGCCCTGATCGGCGTCAAATCCACAGCGCGTCTCTTTGGCAAGCATGCGGCGCTCTACAGTTTCGGCTTCTTCATCATCGCTGCGGCCCTCATCGCCGCCGCCTCCGGCCTTCAGGGCGCCGGCCGCATGGGCGCTGTCACGTCCCTCGCCTTCCTCGGCCATGCCACGTCACAGATCTCACGGCTGAAGCGCCATGGGGAAGACATCGCGCTGGCTGTTTTCAAGTCGAATGTCTGGACCGGCGCGCTGGTGGCCCTCGGCCTGACCCTGTCTGCCATGACACCGGAGCCCACACCCCGCACGATATTCTCCGGCCCGGAAATCGTGCCCGACGGCGCGCCGGACAAGGTGTCCCTGCCCTTCGGCCTGGAACTGCAGAAATCGGGACAAAAACCGTCTTCCCGGGAGACATGGCTGAAGACCGACATACGCCGCATTCTGGAGCGTGATGGATTTGTCTTCCCCGACGCCGCGGATAACTCACACGATCAATCTGAGCCAACCAAGCCTTAG
- a CDS encoding MBL fold metallo-hydrolase — protein MIRLAASIFSALLLGNISACQMPGAPSEAPPSTLFAEPWNSGVDPDEPAFQVQAIDADTYVIRQSLRTSFEAPFLYLLFGEDSALLIDTGTEEGDLRPVVDRLIAQHLADSGRSSLPLVVMHTHGHGDHVGGDDGFAGRPDTVVVGHSVEDVAAFFGISDWPEDVGALELGGRAVEILPTPGHHPSHVMVYDPATHILFSGDAIYPGRLFFECGAAGEYAASIDRVARFAESHQVDWLLGGHVEMKAQPGQAFGQQAKSRRGEHVLELPASAIGDVQAAFSGIDDYPRVTPFAEFVLLPHPADPRGKSPPNWCKPS, from the coding sequence ATGATCAGACTTGCCGCCTCCATCTTTTCCGCGCTTTTGCTCGGAAATATCTCTGCCTGCCAAATGCCGGGCGCGCCATCCGAAGCACCGCCGTCCACCCTGTTCGCGGAACCATGGAACAGTGGTGTCGATCCGGATGAGCCGGCGTTTCAGGTTCAGGCCATTGATGCGGACACATATGTGATCCGACAGTCTTTACGGACAAGTTTCGAAGCGCCGTTTCTCTATCTCCTGTTTGGCGAAGATTCGGCGCTGTTGATCGATACGGGCACCGAAGAGGGTGACCTGCGTCCGGTGGTCGATCGGTTGATTGCTCAGCACCTTGCGGACAGCGGGCGCTCGTCATTGCCGCTTGTCGTCATGCACACGCATGGTCATGGCGATCATGTCGGGGGCGATGACGGTTTTGCAGGCAGACCCGATACAGTGGTTGTCGGGCACTCAGTTGAGGATGTGGCCGCATTCTTCGGAATCTCCGATTGGCCGGAAGACGTCGGCGCCCTCGAGCTTGGCGGACGGGCGGTCGAGATCCTGCCCACGCCGGGGCATCATCCCTCACATGTCATGGTCTATGATCCCGCGACGCACATTCTGTTCAGCGGGGATGCAATCTATCCCGGCCGGCTGTTCTTCGAATGCGGCGCGGCTGGCGAGTATGCGGCCTCCATCGACCGGGTGGCGCGCTTCGCAGAAAGCCATCAGGTCGACTGGCTGCTGGGCGGACATGTAGAGATGAAGGCGCAGCCCGGGCAAGCCTTCGGGCAACAGGCAAAATCACGCCGGGGCGAACATGTGCTGGAATTGCCGGCAAGCGCCATCGGCGATGTACAGGCTGCTTTTTCCGGAATTGACGACTATCCCCGCGTGACGCCGTTTGCCGAGTTTGTGCTGTTGCCGCACCCGGCCGACCCGCGTGGCAAATCTCCGCCGAATTGGTGCAAGCCGTCCTAG